Proteins co-encoded in one Methylobacterium sp. WL1 genomic window:
- a CDS encoding phage portal protein — MATFLDRMARVARRATGGPPGPALATKAAPAFALYTDGRASWTARDPAALARAGYQRNPIVHRAVRLVAEGAASLPLMATGPGAGHAADLLALLARPNPRESGTRLLETVYADLTLSGTAYLEAVSLDGRIAALQSLRPGRMRMLPGPDGWPAAYVYTVGGSSRRFDLPAPGAPEVPPILALSLFHPDDDYAGLAPIEAAATALDIHNAASAWNKALLDNAARPSGALVFAGAALTEPQFDRLKAELEANYQGAANAGRPLLLEGGLDWKPLALSPRDMDFVEAKNAAAREIALAFGVPPLLLGLPGDSTHANYAEANRALYRQTLIPLAARTAQALAGWLEPAFGPMDLEPDLDRIEALSGERESLWRRVEAAGFLSVSEKREAVGYPPLPGAGA, encoded by the coding sequence ATGGCGACCTTCCTTGATCGGATGGCGCGGGTGGCGCGCCGCGCCACCGGGGGCCCTCCGGGGCCGGCCCTCGCCACCAAGGCCGCCCCGGCCTTCGCGCTCTACACCGACGGGCGAGCGAGCTGGACCGCCCGGGACCCGGCGGCGCTGGCAAGGGCCGGCTACCAGCGCAACCCGATCGTGCACCGGGCGGTCCGGCTGGTCGCCGAGGGGGCGGCCAGCCTGCCGCTCATGGCCACCGGACCGGGCGCCGGCCATGCGGCCGATCTCCTGGCGCTGCTCGCCCGGCCGAACCCGCGCGAGAGCGGCACGCGCCTGCTCGAGACCGTCTACGCGGACCTGACGCTCAGCGGCACCGCCTACCTGGAGGCGGTGAGCCTCGACGGGCGGATCGCGGCCCTGCAGAGTCTGCGGCCCGGCCGGATGCGGATGCTGCCGGGTCCCGACGGCTGGCCCGCCGCCTACGTCTACACGGTGGGCGGCAGCAGCCGGCGGTTCGACCTGCCGGCACCCGGCGCGCCCGAGGTGCCCCCGATCCTGGCGCTCAGCCTGTTCCACCCGGACGACGACTATGCCGGCCTCGCCCCGATCGAGGCCGCCGCCACCGCCCTCGACATCCACAACGCCGCGAGCGCCTGGAACAAGGCGCTGCTCGACAACGCGGCGCGGCCTTCGGGTGCGCTGGTCTTCGCCGGCGCGGCGCTCACCGAACCGCAATTCGACCGGCTGAAGGCCGAGCTGGAGGCGAATTACCAGGGGGCCGCCAATGCCGGCCGGCCGCTGCTCCTGGAGGGCGGCCTGGACTGGAAGCCCCTGGCGCTGTCGCCCCGGGACATGGACTTCGTCGAGGCCAAGAACGCCGCCGCCCGGGAGATCGCCCTGGCGTTCGGGGTACCGCCCCTGCTGCTCGGCCTGCCCGGCGACAGCACCCACGCCAACTACGCCGAGGCCAACCGGGCGCTCTACCGCCAGACCCTGATCCCGCTCGCAGCCCGCACCGCCCAGGCGCTGGCCGGCTGGCTGGAGCCGGCCTTCGGACCGATGGACCTGGAACCCGACCTCGACCGGATCGAGGCTCTGTCGGGCGAGCGGGAATCCCTGTGGCGCCGGGTCGAGGCGGCCGGGTTTCTGTCGGTCTCCGAGAAGCGCGAGGCGGTGGGCTACCCGCCACTCCCGGGGGCCGGGGCCTGA
- a CDS encoding DUF3761 domain-containing protein, translating to MNPHACARLVLAGAVLLGFAGAACARDVREPDESTLDRHGHYRSRDGSEVHRPAKTRDGGKPAGATAKCRDDTWSFSHTRRGTCSGHGGVARWEG from the coding sequence GTGAATCCCCATGCCTGCGCGCGGCTGGTGCTGGCCGGTGCCGTGCTTCTGGGATTCGCGGGCGCCGCCTGCGCCCGGGATGTCCGCGAGCCGGACGAATCGACCCTGGACCGGCATGGCCATTACCGCAGCCGCGACGGCTCCGAGGTGCATCGCCCGGCCAAGACCCGCGACGGCGGCAAGCCGGCCGGCGCCACGGCCAAGTGCCGCGACGACACCTGGAGCTTCAGCCACACGAGGCGCGGCACCTGCTCCGGCCATGGCGGCGTGGCGCGGTGGGAGGGGTGA
- a CDS encoding DUF4260 domain-containing protein, which translates to MAGMVTGVPRLLLRLEGVCIAAAATVAYGRLDAGWWLFALLFFAPDLTLLGYVAGRSAGAALYNAAHGYGPPVACLAWGVFGPAPEALVAGLIWAAHIGFDRALGYGLKYADGFGVTHLGPLGGGPRGSRADA; encoded by the coding sequence ATGGCCGGAATGGTAACGGGAGTGCCGCGGCTGCTCCTGCGTCTCGAAGGCGTCTGCATCGCCGCTGCCGCCACGGTGGCGTATGGCCGCCTGGACGCCGGCTGGTGGCTGTTCGCCCTGCTCTTCTTCGCCCCCGACCTGACCCTGCTGGGCTATGTCGCCGGGCGGTCGGCGGGGGCTGCGCTCTACAACGCCGCACACGGGTACGGCCCGCCTGTCGCATGCCTGGCCTGGGGCGTGTTCGGGCCGGCCCCGGAGGCCCTCGTGGCGGGGCTGATCTGGGCCGCCCATATCGGCTTCGATCGTGCCCTCGGCTACGGCCTCAAATACGCCGACGGCTTCGGCGTGACGCATCTGGGGCCGCTGGGGGGTGGTCCGAGGGGTTCGCGGGCCGACGCGTGA
- a CDS encoding LysR family transcriptional regulator: protein MNTLDWTLLRAFLAVVETGSLSAAAARIGATQPTLSRHIRALETALGVTLFTRSARGLDPTEAALGLIDAARAMGEAAETFALKAQGRAQGLRGTVRITASVMVANLLLPPILADLRAAEPCIQIELVASDQAQNLLRRDADIAIRMFDPTQNALIARRLGEAPLGLFGTRGYFERRGRPRTVADLDEHDVLGFDRSDALLRAYAAHGLRAARTDFPIRCDDQMAYWNLMRAGAGLGFAQVLLAGRHPELEQAQIGLALAPLPVWLVLHEEVRGNARIRRVADFVTDALGALLRGG from the coding sequence ATGAATACCCTCGACTGGACCCTGCTGCGTGCCTTCCTGGCGGTGGTGGAGACCGGCTCGCTGTCGGCGGCCGCGGCGCGCATCGGGGCGACCCAGCCGACCCTGAGCCGGCATATCCGCGCGCTGGAGACCGCGCTCGGCGTCACCCTGTTCACACGCTCGGCCCGGGGGCTCGATCCGACCGAGGCGGCCCTCGGCCTGATCGACGCCGCGCGCGCCATGGGCGAAGCCGCCGAAACCTTCGCGCTCAAGGCTCAGGGTCGCGCGCAGGGCCTGCGCGGGACGGTGCGCATCACGGCCTCCGTGATGGTCGCCAACCTGCTGCTGCCGCCGATCCTGGCGGACCTGCGGGCGGCCGAGCCGTGCATCCAGATTGAACTCGTCGCCTCGGATCAGGCCCAGAACCTGCTGCGCCGGGATGCCGACATCGCCATCCGGATGTTCGACCCGACCCAGAATGCGCTGATCGCCCGCAGGCTCGGAGAGGCGCCGCTCGGCCTGTTCGGCACCCGCGGCTATTTCGAGCGCCGCGGTCGGCCCCGCACGGTGGCGGACCTCGATGAGCACGACGTCCTCGGCTTCGACCGCAGCGACGCCCTGCTGCGGGCCTATGCCGCCCACGGGCTCCGGGCGGCGCGCACGGATTTCCCGATCCGCTGCGACGACCAGATGGCCTACTGGAACCTGATGCGGGCCGGGGCCGGCCTCGGCTTCGCCCAGGTCCTCCTGGCGGGACGCCACCCCGAGCTGGAGCAGGCACAGATCGGCCTTGCCCTCGCGCCGCTGCCGGTCTGGCTGGTCCTGCACGAGGAGGTGCGCGGCAACGCCCGGATCCGCCGCGTCGCCGATTTTGTGACGGACGCGCTCGGCGCCCTGCTGCGCGGCGGCTGA
- a CDS encoding IS5 family transposase: MWTDRHRTRHEARLKNMVLQAGLDEVARFLERADPPGCPEATPARHALAGIAWHLRTGGGWRSLPAGFPPWRTVYGWFRRWIDKGLFESLLRSLTRRQRRRCGRRSEPRLAIIDTQSVKCIGVRGPRGYDGAKKVVGRKRVALVDAEGHVLALAVVPANVQDRDTLPALDDGKEQWPSLRLAILDGAFAAERCREWCNIHGMRHRVVEKDPDQKGFVVLERRWVVERTFGWLSHWGGLHRERAGRLDVATGRLVCAASLMAANALNNPA; this comes from the coding sequence ATGTGGACGGACCGACATCGGACGCGTCACGAGGCGCGTCTGAAGAACATGGTGCTGCAAGCGGGCTTGGACGAGGTGGCCCGTTTCCTGGAGCGCGCGGATCCGCCGGGCTGTCCGGAGGCTACACCGGCGCGCCACGCGCTGGCAGGGATAGCTTGGCACTTGCGGACGGGCGGAGGATGGCGGTCGCTGCCTGCGGGCTTTCCGCCGTGGCGCACGGTCTACGGCTGGTTCCGGCGCTGGATCGACAAGGGCCTGTTCGAGAGCCTGCTGCGGTCTCTGACCCGCCGTCAGCGGCGGCGTTGCGGACGCCGGTCGGAGCCACGGCTGGCGATCATCGACACGCAGAGCGTCAAATGCATCGGGGTGCGCGGACCGCGCGGCTACGATGGCGCCAAGAAGGTCGTCGGGCGCAAACGCGTGGCCTTGGTCGATGCCGAAGGCCATGTTCTGGCGCTCGCCGTCGTGCCGGCCAACGTGCAGGATCGCGATACCTTACCCGCCCTTGATGATGGCAAGGAGCAGTGGCCCAGTCTACGCTTGGCCATCCTCGACGGCGCCTTCGCGGCCGAACGCTGCCGGGAATGGTGCAACATCCACGGCATGCGCCATCGCGTCGTCGAGAAAGACCCGGATCAGAAGGGCTTCGTCGTCCTGGAGCGGCGCTGGGTCGTGGAGCGAACCTTCGGCTGGCTCAGCCATTGGGGCGGCCTGCACCGTGAGCGCGCCGGTCGCCTTGATGTCGCGACAGGGCGCCTCGTCTGCGCCGCCAGCCTCATGGCCGCTAATGCCCTCAACAATCCGGCTTAA
- a CDS encoding chemotaxis response regulator protein-glutamate methylesterase, which produces MRRGAPIRVLIVDDSASVRQTLVGILEAAPDITVLGTAADPFIAARRIHDEVPDVIILDLEMPRMDGLTFLRKIMAQRPIPVIVCSTLTEDGSRTLFEVLEAGAVDVFPKPRVDTRQFLMESSVRVCDAVRAAARAKLRPGLPAPRPVEAKLTADAVLPLSARPRALAGTDPIVCIGASTGGTESLRDVLEALPPDCPGLVIVQHMPEHFTAAFAKRLDGLCAIAVKEAEDGDAVVPGRALIAPGGRHLLLQRSGIRYTVAVKDGPLVSRHRPSVDVLFRGAAQCAGANALGILMTGMGDDGANGLLEMRRAGALTVAQDEESCVVFGMPKEAIERGAAAKVLPLDRLSHEIIRFGCAPAQRQPA; this is translated from the coding sequence GTGAGGCGGGGCGCGCCGATCCGCGTCCTGATCGTGGACGATTCCGCCTCGGTCCGGCAGACCCTGGTGGGCATCCTTGAGGCTGCCCCCGACATCACCGTGCTGGGCACGGCGGCCGACCCGTTCATCGCGGCGCGGCGCATCCACGACGAGGTGCCGGACGTCATCATCCTCGACCTCGAGATGCCCCGGATGGACGGGCTGACCTTCCTGCGCAAGATCATGGCGCAGCGGCCGATCCCGGTGATCGTCTGCTCGACGCTCACCGAGGACGGCTCGCGGACCCTGTTCGAAGTGCTGGAGGCGGGGGCGGTCGATGTCTTCCCGAAGCCCCGCGTCGACACCCGCCAGTTCCTGATGGAATCCTCCGTGCGGGTCTGCGACGCCGTGCGGGCGGCGGCCCGGGCGAAGCTGCGCCCGGGCCTTCCGGCTCCCCGGCCGGTGGAGGCCAAGCTCACCGCCGACGCCGTGCTGCCGCTCAGCGCCCGCCCCCGGGCCCTGGCCGGGACGGATCCGATCGTCTGCATCGGCGCGTCCACGGGCGGCACCGAATCCCTGCGCGACGTGCTGGAGGCGCTGCCGCCGGATTGCCCGGGCCTGGTCATCGTCCAGCACATGCCCGAGCACTTCACGGCGGCCTTCGCCAAGCGGCTGGACGGGCTCTGCGCCATCGCGGTCAAGGAGGCGGAGGACGGCGACGCGGTGGTCCCCGGGCGGGCCCTGATCGCCCCCGGCGGGCGGCACCTGCTGCTCCAGCGCAGCGGCATCCGCTACACCGTGGCGGTGAAGGACGGCCCGCTGGTCTCGCGCCACCGCCCGTCGGTGGACGTGCTGTTCCGCGGGGCCGCGCAATGCGCCGGCGCCAACGCGCTCGGCATCCTCATGACCGGCATGGGTGACGACGGCGCCAACGGCCTCCTGGAGATGCGCCGGGCCGGCGCGCTCACGGTGGCGCAGGACGAGGAGAGCTGCGTGGTGTTCGGCATGCCCAAGGAGGCGATCGAGCGTGGCGCCGCGGCCAAGGTCCTGCCGCTGGACCGGCTGTCCCACGAGATCATCCGCTTCGGCTGCGCCCCGGCCCAGCGCCAGCCGGCGTGA
- a CDS encoding phage tail tip lysozyme, which produces MADEALRMQAEVVDRFSGPLKALRAQLLDTSREGAQHGQNLAKGMGKAEAAIQSTANSAKTILSPALAGLGVTSIGAGVAVAGIANALNSLSGNLSSLGQLGRETGMAADQLRVFQSVAGKFGVSGDAASAAPKSFATNMRDIRRGVGETMGFLQSQNQVVAQFAIKLKGTTNNDEALKMAEEFMEQIPNAVDRGRFAEKLFGNMDLGRLGDKHLGAIKDLNAKTAEKLGPLDPAAVASAERYDRALSDLRSSMSKVGMTIASELMVPAERFTSWMNDLVSGQRKELIQGLRRGMHDIGEELGKIDWQTAGKNAEQMLLTTTALVTPLAKGVAEIAASIKSLSEGKTLEALRHLDGGSGPLARKLAPMVGDDEINASENVDRLRKLRDVSNEASQHLIGRTQQRMGLIDSPEAAQQKLDAAEAELNRLKARTPEQRQKDYDASTERLRKSVDGLSEQLKTQQGATAQKSSLDADGLFGDARVQAASLGGARIYGGPGGIGPIPEAQRDAAREAFRKYLMKKVPGYDGGAMVPTGPGGRIPGLGGETPRLPSVGGGSEPPSGYTGNDGRRAAGSRMSGSGRENVASWMEFFRRPTDKGGMGYTEEQARGQVAMMQGESGLNLNPAAKGDHDRSGVPHAFGTVQWSDAKGNQRFPRLRALGAEMGKDWTDRSVQQEMYRREMMGTYRRVYDRIRGAQSGEQSLWTGITGYENPREHSLAYGIRKPFLDRLRRQGVEAPTARTPGLPRPEIGQADGEAWASREKARKAFETMQKGEGRLDASASRAGVVGGTKVEANGSVNVLVQKPGPDTNVRTSASGNLFKDVVLSRGRTMAPAERS; this is translated from the coding sequence ATGGCTGATGAAGCGCTCCGCATGCAGGCCGAGGTCGTTGACCGGTTCAGCGGCCCTCTGAAGGCCCTCCGGGCTCAGCTGCTCGACACCAGCCGCGAAGGTGCCCAACACGGCCAGAACCTAGCGAAGGGCATGGGCAAGGCCGAGGCTGCGATCCAGTCGACGGCGAACTCGGCCAAGACGATTTTGAGCCCGGCACTCGCTGGCCTAGGCGTCACCAGCATCGGCGCCGGCGTGGCAGTGGCGGGCATCGCCAACGCGCTGAACAGTCTCTCCGGCAACCTGTCGAGCCTCGGGCAGCTCGGTCGTGAGACCGGCATGGCCGCCGACCAGCTGCGCGTGTTCCAGTCGGTGGCTGGCAAGTTCGGGGTGTCGGGCGATGCCGCTTCGGCCGCCCCAAAAAGCTTTGCGACGAACATGCGCGACATCCGCCGTGGCGTCGGTGAGACTATGGGGTTCCTGCAGTCGCAGAACCAAGTGGTCGCCCAGTTCGCGATCAAGCTCAAAGGCACCACGAACAACGACGAAGCCTTGAAGATGGCTGAGGAGTTCATGGAGCAGATCCCGAACGCGGTGGACCGGGGTCGCTTCGCCGAGAAGCTGTTCGGCAACATGGACCTGGGCCGGCTCGGCGATAAGCACCTGGGAGCGATAAAGGACCTGAACGCGAAGACCGCCGAGAAACTTGGGCCCCTGGACCCTGCTGCCGTTGCGAGTGCCGAGCGGTACGATCGAGCGCTTTCTGACCTCCGCTCGTCCATGTCCAAAGTCGGCATGACCATCGCCTCCGAGCTGATGGTACCGGCCGAGCGCTTCACCTCGTGGATGAACGATCTCGTCTCGGGCCAGCGGAAAGAGCTGATCCAAGGGCTCCGCCGGGGCATGCACGACATCGGCGAGGAACTGGGCAAGATCGACTGGCAGACCGCGGGCAAAAACGCGGAGCAGATGCTGCTCACCACGACGGCGTTGGTGACGCCGCTGGCCAAAGGCGTCGCCGAGATCGCGGCGTCGATCAAAAGCCTCAGCGAGGGCAAAACCCTGGAAGCACTGCGGCACCTCGACGGTGGCAGTGGTCCGCTCGCCCGCAAGCTCGCCCCCATGGTGGGCGACGACGAGATCAACGCCTCGGAGAACGTCGACCGCCTGCGCAAGTTGCGGGACGTGTCGAACGAGGCGTCGCAGCACCTGATCGGCCGCACGCAGCAGCGCATGGGTTTGATCGACAGCCCGGAGGCGGCGCAACAGAAGCTGGACGCGGCCGAGGCCGAACTGAACCGGCTTAAGGCCCGCACCCCGGAGCAGCGCCAGAAGGACTACGATGCTTCGACCGAGCGACTGCGCAAGTCGGTCGACGGTCTGTCGGAGCAGTTGAAGACGCAGCAGGGCGCCACGGCCCAGAAATCATCCCTGGACGCCGACGGCCTGTTCGGTGACGCTCGGGTCCAGGCAGCCTCTCTCGGCGGCGCCAGGATCTACGGTGGGCCTGGCGGCATCGGTCCCATTCCGGAGGCTCAGCGCGACGCGGCGCGCGAGGCGTTCCGGAAGTACTTGATGAAGAAGGTGCCAGGCTACGACGGTGGGGCCATGGTGCCGACCGGGCCGGGCGGGCGGATCCCTGGCCTCGGCGGCGAGACGCCTCGTCTACCCAGTGTCGGCGGCGGCAGCGAGCCACCCAGCGGTTACACAGGCAACGATGGCCGCCGCGCCGCCGGTAGCCGCATGTCTGGCTCGGGTCGCGAGAACGTCGCCTCCTGGATGGAGTTTTTCCGCCGCCCCACCGACAAGGGCGGCATGGGCTACACCGAGGAGCAAGCCCGCGGCCAGGTCGCGATGATGCAAGGCGAGTCGGGATTGAACCTGAACCCGGCGGCTAAGGGCGATCACGACCGTAGCGGCGTCCCCCATGCATTCGGCACCGTGCAGTGGAGCGATGCCAAGGGCAATCAGCGCTTCCCACGGCTTCGCGCTCTGGGCGCCGAGATGGGCAAGGACTGGACGGATCGCTCCGTTCAGCAGGAGATGTACCGCCGCGAGATGATGGGCACCTACCGCCGGGTCTACGATCGGATCCGCGGCGCGCAGAGCGGCGAGCAGTCTTTGTGGACGGGCATCACCGGGTACGAGAACCCGCGCGAGCACAGCCTCGCTTACGGGATCCGGAAACCCTTCCTCGACCGGCTGCGCCGACAGGGTGTTGAGGCGCCGACTGCCCGTACCCCAGGCTTACCGCGCCCCGAAATTGGCCAAGCCGACGGCGAGGCCTGGGCGTCCCGGGAGAAGGCTAGGAAGGCGTTCGAGACGATGCAGAAGGGCGAGGGCCGCCTCGATGCCTCCGCCAGCCGTGCCGGTGTCGTGGGCGGCACGAAGGTCGAGGCGAACGGCAGCGTGAACGTCCTCGTTCAGAAGCCTGGGCCGGACACCAACGTTCGCACGTCAGCCTCCGGCAACCTGTTCAAGGACGTGGTGCTGAGCCGGGGCCGGACGATGGCGCCGGCGGAGCGGTCGTAA